GCACCTGCTGAGATGCATCCGCAACGTTCATTACATGAGTCTGCATCACCAACATCTTCGCGCTTGCGCCGACGCTTCGTTTACGAAGGTCGTGTGTGCCCGCGCCCAGATGCAGCAGGCCATTGTCAAATGGACGAAACGATCCACCGGCACGGGCTTTGAGGCCTAAACACTCCGCAAGCACGGAAACAGTTTAGCCCATTTTTTTAAGCCCGGCCTTTCACAAGAAGAGCACGAGTCAACCGCCATGCATACCATGATCCATCCGCTCAACACCGCCACCGCCTCCAGTCGCGCCCACGAGTCTTCGGACAAATCGTTCCGAAGCCCTCACTACGACTGCACGGAACAGGACGACACGATGCGGCTCACGGTTTATGTGCCCGGGGTTGATGCGGCCGGCGTGGAGATCACCGCGCGCGGCCCCGACCTCACCGTGATCGCCCGCAAGACCCGTTTTGTGCGCGACAACTGGAAGGCGCTCCACCTGGAAAACGCGCAACGCGACTACATGCTCAGGCTGCGCATCGGCCACGGCTACGATCACGACGGCATCGCGGCGGAACTGAACCGCGGCATCCTCACGATCGCGCTGCCGCGGCGCGCGCCCGCGCCCGCCATCGCGCCGGTGCTCCGCCACTGCTTCGCGGCGTGAGCCGGCGCGCAGCGCCGGCAAATCCCAAATCACGAAATTCCAAAGCCCAAAAAATCTCAAATTCCAAAAGACCGAAATTCCAAAGGCGCATGCCGCCGGCGCGGTTCTGTTTTTTTTGAAATTTGAAATTTTAAAATTTGGAATTTTTTTGGGATTTGGGATTTCGTGATTTGGAATTTGCCGGTGCCGTCGGCACCGGCCTATGCACTGCGTTCCAACATCACGCGCACGATGCCGCCGGTGAGGTATTCGGCGATGTCATCGACGAACCGCTGGAAATCGACCGCAGCCGAGCCGTCCGCGCGGTCGGAGATCACGCGGACAATCGCCGCCGGCACGCCGCCCATCTCGTGGCAGACCTGCGCCACCGCCGCGCCCTCCATCTCGACGCCGAGCGCGTCCGGCTGCAAGCCGCGCAGCGCCGCCGCCTGCGCGGCCCCGCCCACGAACTGGTCGCCGCTGATCACCAGCCCCCGCCGGACCGACGGCGTGGCGATGCCGAAGGCCGCCCGCCGCTCCGCCGGAATCTCCGCCTCCAGCGCGCCCGCGATGTAGGCGCGCGCGGCGGCCTCGGCCTCGGGCGCAAGCGCGGCGGGAAACTCGGAGCGATTGAGCAGCGGCACCTCGAAACGCGGGAAAATCGGGCGCGCATCCATGTCGTGTTGCAAGAGCCGGTCGGCGATCACCACGTCGCCCGGGCGCAGCCTCGGGTCGAGCGCGCCGGCCACGCCGGTGAAAATGACGCGATCCACGCCGAACCGCTCCAGCAACAGCGTGGTGGTCAGGGCCGCGGAGACTTTTCCGACGCGCGACAAGGCCAGCACGATGCGCCGCCCGCCCCACTCGCCCTCATGGAATGTCCGCGTGCCGACCACGACGCTCCGGTGCGCCGTCATGCAGCGTTTGATCAAGGCCACCTCCTGGGGCAGCGCGCCGAGAATGCCAAATTTCATATCAGGTCGAATCTGCGAATCGGAAAGGCGCCGAGTCAACGCGCCAACGCTTGGGCGCGCGCGATTTGCCTTGTTTCCGGGCTTGCGGACGAGACGGTGGAAATTCACCTTTTTGCATCTTCCTGACATGTCCAGCGACCCGCTCATCACCCGCCTCAAACACCTTATCGTGGAAACCCTCAACCTTGAGGACATCAACCCCGATGAAATCGACGAAAACGCGCCGCTCATCGGCTCCGGGCTCGCGCTCGATTCCATCGACGCGCTCGAGCTCGTCGTGAAGCTCGAGAAGGAATTCGGCATCAAAATCAGCAGCAGCGAGGAATCCAAGGCCGCCCTCGCCAGCGTCAAGGCGCTCGCCGATTTCATCCGCGAACGCTCCGGCGGTGCCGCCTCGGATTAAGTCGATTTTGATCGACTTAATCCGACTCAAATCGCGCCGCCGCAAAAAATCGCCGCCGCCAACCACGCCATGCCCGCCCCCGTCCGCCTCGCCGCCTGCGAATGCCTCACGCCTTTCGGCGGGACGGCGGACACGCTCGCGGCGTTGCTGCGCGGGAAAAGCGCGTTGCGCGCGACGCCGGTGCTCGGGCGCGAGGGCGGCGACGCGGTGCCGCTGGCGCTGCTGCCGGGGCGCGCGCTCGACGAGACCGCGCCGCCCGCGTGGCTGGCGGCGCTGCGCGGGTTTCTCGCGCCGGTTTGCGGGCCGGACTGGGGCGCGGCCCGGCGGCCGGTTTGCGTGACGAGCAGCAACTTCGGCGTGGGCAGCCTCTACGCGTTTCGGCGCTCGGGCGACGCGGCGCACACGCCGCATGGCTCCACGCACGGCTCGGTCGCGCTGGTGCGCGGGGCGTGCGGCTGGGGCGAAAATGTCACGGTGTTTTCGCATGCGTGCGTGTCGGCGCACCTCGGCCTGCTGCACGCCGCGCGGCTGGTCGGGAGCGGCGCGGCGGACGAGGCGCTGGTGGTGTCGTATGACTTTTTGAGCCCGTTTGTGGCGGGGGGTTTTCACGCGCTGAAAATCCTCAACGCCGATTTCCCCGCGCCCTACTGCGAGCGCGCGACCGGCTCCATCGGGCTCGGCGACGGCGCGGCGTTCGCGATCGTGGCGCGCGACCGCGGCGACTTCGCGCTCGGCGCGCACGCGCTGCACAACGAGATGTTTCACGCCACGGCGAACCAGCCCGACGGCGCGGGGTTCGCGACGGCGTTCGCGCCCGTGGCGCGCGCGGCGGCGGAGCGCGGCCTGCGCAACCTCTGGGTGAAGGGGCACGGCACCGGCACGCTGGAGGCGGGCCGGCTCGAAACCGCGGCGGTGGCGGCGGCGTTTCCCGGCGCGCGGCTCACCGGCTGGAAAGGCGGGCTGGGGCACACGCTCGGCAGTTGCGGGCTGGTCGAGCTGGCGGTGGCGGCGGCGGCGATGCGCGGCGGGCGCGCGCCCGGCGTGGCCGGCGGCGCGGCGCCCGCGTTTGCGGATCACGTGGCGCTCGACGCCATCGACACCGGCGCGAGCGACGGCGTCGTTTGCGCGAGCAACGCTTTCGGCGGCGCGCACGCGGCGCTGCTTCTTCATCATGTTTGAACGCCTCATCACCGCCCTCCATACCGACTCCGCCTGCGCCGGAGACGAGGAGCCGTCCGCCACGCGCGAACGCCTGAAGGCGTGCTTCCCGCCCGGCGCGGCGCGGCGCATGACGCAGCTCGGCATGCTCGTGAGCGCGGCGCTCGCGCGCGTGGAGCCGGGCGCGGACGACGCCATCATCTACGCCACGCAATTCGGCGAGGGGCGCACGCTGGAGTCGTTCCTGGAAAGTTTTCCGGCCGCGAGCCCGACGGGTTTCCAGACCTCGATCCATCCCGGCGCGGTGCAGCAGGGCATGATCCGCCGCGCGCAGCCGGTGCGCGAATTTTTTCCGATGGCGGGCGGCGCGTTTCTGCCGGGGCAGGCGCTGCTGGCCGCGATGCTTTCCCCGGCGCCGCGCGTGGTGCTTTGCGGCGGTGAGGAGCGGGGCACGTGGCTGCGCGAGGTCGGCGCGGCGGCCGGCGCGACCTTCGCGTATGCGCTGGCGCTGCTGGGTATCAATAAATCGGATACAAATGAAAATGCGGCGCATGCGGAGAGGGCGCTTGGCCGCGTCATGCTCGCGCCCGCGGATGAACCGGCGGCGGGGCTTGCGCCCGCGGAGTGGTTCGCGTTGCTGCACGGGCGGAAAAACTTCGACGGCATCGCCGCGCCCGGCTGGCGGCTGCGTCTCACCTGGAGCGACGCATGAACGCTTCCTCCGCCACTCCTCATGCCCCCGCGCGCCGCAATCCCGGGCCGAGCTGGGGCTATCGTTTCCTGCGCGCGGCGGACCGCGTGCTGCCCGAGCGCATCTACAAGCCGCTGCGCGCGCTCGGCACGCTCATCGCGATGACGCGCATGCCCGCCGAGCGCCGCCACTCGCGCGAATATCTTTCCATCGTGCTCGGCCGGCGACCGGCCTGGCGCGAGGTCTTCCGGCATTTTTTCGCGTTCGAGGAAATGCTGATGGACCGCCTCCGCGTCGCCGGCGGCCGCGATTACCGCACGACCTTCGGGCCGGACACGGCGGATTTCAAGGCGTGGCTCGAGCACGGCGGACGTGTGCTGATCGGCTCGTTTCACGTGGGCGCGTCGGATTTGCAGGGCTGCCAGATCGGCGGCTACGAGCACCTTGCCGTGCGCATCGTGCGGCAGCGCGTGGGCAACTCGCACGACACCGACAAGCTCGCCGAGCGTTTCGGCGAGCGCCTGAAATTCATCTGGATCAACGAGCCGCAGGAGGCGCTCTACGCGCTGAAGGTCGCCGCCGATTCGTCCGCGGCCATCGTGATGCATTGCGACCGCGTGGAGTTCAGCGCGCGCACGGCGGCGTTTGAGTTTCTCGGCGCGCGGCGGCTGTTTCCGGTGACCATCTACAACCTCGCGCTTATCTTCAACCGGCCCGTGATTCTCGCCGTCGGCATGCCGAGCGGGCCGGCGGCGGCGGTGCTGCACGCGTCGCCGCGCTTCGATCCCGTCGAAGGCGAGCCGCGCGCCGCCGCGATGCGCCGGGCGCACGCGCATTTCCAGGCGTTTCTGGGCAGGCTCGAAGCCCTGCTGCACTCCGATCCGTGGCAGTGGTTTAATTTCATTCCGCTGAATCCGGTGGCGGAGGGGGCTGCGGCGGGCGGACAAGGAGGAGAAAACAGATGAGCGCCGTCGTCGCGCCTTGTTCTTCCCTCTTTATTCTTTCTCTTTCCTCTTTCTCTCCTCTCCGCGTTTTTTTGGAGAAAGAGGAAAGAGAAAGAATAAAGAGGAAAGAGCACGGGCGGGGAGGTCGGCCCGCGCCATGACCCGCCGTATCGCATGCATTTATTATGCCCTCGCCTACTATGCCTCGTGGGCCTGGTTCGGCCTCGGCGGATGCGCCGTGAACCTGCTCAGCCTGCCGTTGCTGCCGTGGCGGCAATCCCCGCGGGTGAACCGCCTCGCGCGCCGCGCGGTGCGCGTGCTGTTCCGCCAATGGGTGTTCTGGTTTCGCACCAGCCGCATGCTGCGCATCACATGGCGCGGTTTCGCGAGGCCGGCGGCGGCGCCGGCGGCCCGCCCCGGCACGGTGTTCATCGCGAATCATCCGACGCTGGTTGACGCGCCCATTTTGCTCGCGCGGCTGCCCGCCGACACCGTTTGCATTTTCAAACCCGCGCTCATGCGCAATCCGGCCATCGGCCCGGCGGCGATCGTGGGCGGGCACGCCTCGGGCACGGGCGGCATCGACCTCGTGCGCGATCTCGCGGAGCGAATCGCCGGCGGGCTTTCGCTGCTCATTTTCCCCGAAGGCACGCGCACCGACGCGGGCGCGGCGCTGAACCCGCTCAAGCCCGGCTTTGCGCTCATCGCCAACCGCGCCGGCGCGGCGGTGCGACTCGTGCGCATCCGCAGTTCGCGCGGGCTCGTGCCGCGCGGACGCGCGTGGTGGAAGCCGCCGGCGGTGCTGCCGGCCACGCTGGAATTTGCGCTCGACCGCGAGTGGCCGCATGACCCGCGAAAGCCGGCGGCGGCATTGACCGCTGAAATCGAGGCGTATTTGCGCGGGGAACTGGTAAAGGAGGCCGGGCGATGAGCGCATCACCGACATTTTATCGTTCTCTTATGCCATTTACGAACAAGCTTGTCCCTTCAGGTAGGGCGAGGCGTCCCGCCGAGCCGCAATCCGCCAACGGCTCGGCGGGACGCCTCGCCCTACCACTCATGACGTCTCATAGTGCCATTCTCATTCGTAAGTGGTGTTGCTCGTTCTCGAAACAGTGCGAAAACCAAAAAGAGGACGAGCAAGAGAACTGTCTTCCCGCATGAACCCTCCCGTTTCCAGCACGCATCTTGTCCTTGTCCCGAGTTACAACACCGGGGCGGAGCTGCTGCTTTCCACGGTGCGCGGCGCGCTGGCGCACTGGCGTCCGGTCTGGGTGGTGGTTGACGGCAGCAACGACGGCAGCGCCGAGGCCGTCGCGCGGCTTGCGCTGGAGGAGCCGGGCTTGCGCGTCATCATGCGCGCGAAGAACGGGGGCAAGGGGGCGGCCGTGCTCGAAGGCGCGGAGCTGGCGGCGGCGAAGGGGTTTTCCCACGTGCTCGTGATGGACGCCGACGGGCAGCACCCGGCCGGCCGTATCCAGGATTTCATGACAGCCTCGCTGCGCGAGCCGTCCGCGCTCGTGCTGGGACGCCCGGTGTTCGGCCCGGAGGCGCCGCCGGTGCGGCTGAAGGGGCGCAGGCTCAGCGTCGGGCTGGTGCATTGCGAGTGCCTCGGCGGCGGCATCGACGATCCGTTGTTCGGTTTTCGGGTGTATCCCGTCGCGCCGCTCGTGCGCGTGATGAGGCGCACGCGGTTTGCGCGGCGCTACGACTTCGATCCCGAGATGGCGGTGCGTTTGTTCTGGGCGGGCGTGCCCACGGTGAACATTCCGGCGGCGTGCCGCTACCTGTCGCGCGCGGATGGCGGCGTGTCGCACTTTCATTACGTGCGCGACA
This genomic stretch from Termitidicoccus mucosus harbors:
- a CDS encoding glycosyltransferase family 2 protein, with protein sequence MNPPVSSTHLVLVPSYNTGAELLLSTVRGALAHWRPVWVVVDGSNDGSAEAVARLALEEPGLRVIMRAKNGGKGAAVLEGAELAAAKGFSHVLVMDADGQHPAGRIQDFMTASLREPSALVLGRPVFGPEAPPVRLKGRRLSVGLVHCECLGGGIDDPLFGFRVYPVAPLVRVMRRTRFARRYDFDPEMAVRLFWAGVPTVNIPAACRYLSRADGGVSHFHYVRDNIRMAWLHTRLIAALLLWQWPAARRAQRKRK
- a CDS encoding phosphopantetheine-binding protein, which translates into the protein MSSDPLITRLKHLIVETLNLEDINPDEIDENAPLIGSGLALDSIDALELVVKLEKEFGIKISSSEESKAALASVKALADFIRERSGGAASD
- a CDS encoding Hsp20/alpha crystallin family protein; translation: MHTMIHPLNTATASSRAHESSDKSFRSPHYDCTEQDDTMRLTVYVPGVDAAGVEITARGPDLTVIARKTRFVRDNWKALHLENAQRDYMLRLRIGHGYDHDGIAAELNRGILTIALPRRAPAPAIAPVLRHCFAA
- a CDS encoding lysophospholipid acyltransferase family protein yields the protein MTRRIACIYYALAYYASWAWFGLGGCAVNLLSLPLLPWRQSPRVNRLARRAVRVLFRQWVFWFRTSRMLRITWRGFARPAAAPAARPGTVFIANHPTLVDAPILLARLPADTVCIFKPALMRNPAIGPAAIVGGHASGTGGIDLVRDLAERIAGGLSLLIFPEGTRTDAGAALNPLKPGFALIANRAGAAVRLVRIRSSRGLVPRGRAWWKPPAVLPATLEFALDREWPHDPRKPAAALTAEIEAYLRGELVKEAGR
- a CDS encoding 5'-methylthioadenosine/adenosylhomocysteine nucleosidase, which encodes MKFGILGALPQEVALIKRCMTAHRSVVVGTRTFHEGEWGGRRIVLALSRVGKVSAALTTTLLLERFGVDRVIFTGVAGALDPRLRPGDVVIADRLLQHDMDARPIFPRFEVPLLNRSEFPAALAPEAEAAARAYIAGALEAEIPAERRAAFGIATPSVRRGLVISGDQFVGGAAQAAALRGLQPDALGVEMEGAAVAQVCHEMGGVPAAIVRVISDRADGSAAVDFQRFVDDIAEYLTGGIVRVMLERSA